In the Arachis ipaensis cultivar K30076 chromosome B04, Araip1.1, whole genome shotgun sequence genome, CAATTTATTAGAGGCACCTCTAATATTCCAAAATAGAAAGCTTAAATCTAAATAATCCATAAAACAATTTGTATTGTAAAAAGGATCAACCTCAGCTGAAGTCCCTAACGAGATGATGAAGATCCACCATCATATCCCCCTGAGCCTTGCTTGTCCTTGTTCAGTTGTTGCCCGGTTTGTCTGTGTCCCTCCACTGACAACCCTTCCAATTTGCCGATTTGCTGCTTGCTGGTGTCGCCAAGGCAGTCCGGAGTCGACGGCGAATTCTGCAAAGAAGAAGGCCGCAACCTCTTGTGTCCGTTTTTGATAATGGCAGTGAAAGTCGGCACCGCAACGGAGACAGATTTGCCCTTCACCCCTTGCTGTTTGGAAGATGTCATGCGTGCCTTAGATCCGCTAACCGACCCGGTCTTCACCCCTGATTCGGCTCCTCTCATACGTAGCCCAAAGTCACTGTTCTGGTCCAATTTCTGATTTGAGCGCACCGGCATTTTATCTTTAGATGTTTGTTGGGCTTTGTTTGATTGACTCAATTTTCCTCTCCTTTTACCGCTGACTTTGGTCCAGCCAGCCTCATTTTCCAAATGTTGGGATCCCACTTCCTTCCCATGCAACGTATCATCTAATTCCTCCCCAATTTCTGCAACTATCACTGACTCTTTGGGATTGcatccaaattcaaaaattttctcttttGAAGCTTCCTGTGGCTGCACCACCCGGGCCGCCGTCTCGATCACTGATGTTTCCTTTCGATCCACCCTTTCCGAATCTATTGGGGTCATTCTGCAGTCAGTTGCTGGATGCCCGAAACAATTGCACTTGTCACAAATAAGGTGTAAGCATTCATACTCCACCTTATATTCAAACTCATCGACAATTACACTCCGGACCACCGGCAAACCAAGATTAATTTGCACGCAAGTCCGAGCAAATTTTCCCCTTTCCGCCAACTTAGTAGCCAGATCCACCTTGACTGGTCTTCCCACAGCAGAAGCGATTCTCATCATGGCTTTATCCTGATAGTACCATCTGCTCAAACCAGAGATTCGAATCCAAACCATAGTCTCCCCGAAAGTGTCCTCACAAGGTTTAAAATCTGGTCTATGACTTGACCGCAATATAGTGACCGAAGATCATCCATGGCCCCCCTAGTAAAACATTCTCTCGATCGTCCATGCGATCAAATTTAACGAGGAAGTACCCAAAATCCACATCCAAAATTTCATATCCACCGGTGATCCTCCATACCCCTTTCAATTTGtgatgtaaaaaataaaaaaagttgttATTTTTTCTCTAAGATTCCAGTGTTGTTCGTCTCCTCAAACCTCTTCTTTATCTCTGGAAAAGAATAAGCTCTTGCTGGTTGCCGGAGCCTCCACCGGCAAGAATCTCGGCCTCTTCTGCTTCAACGAAGATGACACCGAAGCCCTGCTCAGCCAGGTTTCCACGGTGAACCCTCCCATGCGTGACGGCCCCAAACATGCTAACCCTAACCCTTTTTCCCCGAGCTCCAATCAGCACTGATTCTGTTGGATCCGACGAAGACGGCGAGGCCGGACTCTTCTGCTTCCTCTCTTTTGCCAGAGCTGCTCACCATCTCCTCCTAGTTGTGCATGGTTGGAATCTGTTGCAGCTGCAAGAGACGAAGCCCGTCGTGTACCACTGCTCGCTGCTTGCCTGAAGCTTTCCTCTGCTCTGCTCTGCTCCGCTGCACCTTCTCAAGCGCAGCAAGTCCATCGCCGCACCAAGAAGTTCCCGCTCTCTCCTCGACCTCGCCATCTCCTTTGACTCTGTGATTCCAAATTTGGGTTGTTGGTGGCAGGGACGCAAATTGAGGCTGTGATTTTGGTCAATGTTAGCATGCTTTAGCCTTGCTCATACCATTACTAATTGGAATTTCTTCGAACGGGACATGATTTTAATCATATGATTGTCTGAATTTTAAGATCTGGAAACTAAGAACTCTGTTGGATCATACTTGTAACTTTGAATGCTTAATTAATTTATAGGGAGTGTATTGCATCTTTTAAGATATTCCAAGGATTTCATAGAGCGAATTGGTCTTTTCGTGCAGCTGGTTCTGATGTTGTCAGCATGAAATGCAGGCTGATCGTGTTGATGGATGCTACGTActtaatggaaacaagaattaTAGCACATTTGACTAATAGTCTAGACAGATGCTGAGAATGGATAGCACATTTGATATATTGAACTGAATCGGGTTGTCTATGCAAAGACAGACATAACAGCTGTGTCAATAGGAATCACTGCATTCATCATTGAGAAGGGAATGCCGGGGTACTTGTACTGAACCTAGTCAAATTTAAAGTGTACTAAAGTCTCTGCATTTCAAGCTTACAGTTCAGTTATTTcttcaaaataaatattaaagcAGTAATTTTTACCAAATATAAAAGGCGGGTCACTGGCTCCTTGTCGCGTCTTATAGTTCAAATTTGATTACCAAGTCCTTAGCTTGCAAAATTCCTTCTCTAAAATTGAGGGGGCAAAAGTAGAGTCATGTAACTGAAAAATAAATGGCTAAAACGTTGAGGCAGTGCATAAATGATAAGTCACGTGGATATGGGGGAAATTAGGAGTGGAAGATTAAAATTATGAATTTTGCTTCTGTTTGATTTCAGATTCAGCACAGCCCAGAAATTGGATAAACTTGGAATGCGAGGAAGTGATACGTAAGTATGCATGCTTGTGACAACTTTTCTATACTTAATCCATTTTTAGTCGATGTGCTTTCCTTTTACTGATAATAAATATGACTTGTTGGCAGATGTGAACTCTTGTTTGAGAATTGCTTGGTTCCTGAAGAAAATGTTCTTGGGGAAGTAGGAAAAGGTCTTGCAATAGCTTCTATGATCATATTTATCAACTTTAGAATAAAATCATCTTTATGTTATTTTGTATATTCAACCCTGCAAAAGTTTGTTGTATGACCATCATTGGTCTTCTGTAATATCCTAATAAAAAACTGCTCGTGTTATTCAACCATAGTTTATAATATCAGTCCTTTCTTGTTTTAGGAGTCTATGTCATGATGGCTGGGTTGGATCTGGAGAGACTTGTTTTGGCAGCTGGTCCCCTTGGTATCATGCAGGCATATCTTGATGTGATCCTTCCTTATGTTCGACAAAGAGAGCAGTTCGGTCGTCCCATCGGGAATTTCAGTTTATACAGGTCCATATTGTTGAGAAATGGTTTTTCTACAATCATCCTGGCATTTTATTACATGTAATTTTTAGACATTACATTATTGATCGATCTTCTGTTACAAAACATGAGTAATGGCTACTGCTTTCAGGATTGTGCTGGAATTATACTTACTGCTGCTGAGAGTGCAACCCAAGTTGCTTTGCAGGTAAATAGTTTGCACAGGTTATTTGTTGCAGCTACTATTCTTTGAGATTTTGGGGTAATACTTTTCAGCCAAAATGTATAGAAATCCTGatgattattaaataaaatattgtaAGTTGGGAAGAGCTCAAGTGATTTTAGAAAATTATTAACTCTGCATAGGTTCTTACTCCTAACATTTTGGGTAAATTACATTTGACCTCTCTTGAAGTCAGATAATACTATTCGTCGCTAGTATCAATATGACAAATTAAGAAATTTTGAATAGTAGCCTAAAGTCAGGGAAGGTTGGCATAATTTACGCTAACCATTTTTTCGTTGTTTTCTTCTTGTGTTACTGTGCTTATATTAGCCTTCAAAATTTGCAGGCAAAACAATGTTTGGGAGGAAATAGATATGTGAATGAGTATCCAACTGGTCGTCTTCTGAGAGATGCCAAACTATATGAGATTGGTGCAGGAACTAGTGAGATCAGAAGA is a window encoding:
- the LOC107637571 gene encoding 2-methylacyl-CoA dehydrogenase, mitochondrial-like; its protein translation is MPGFSTAQKLDKLGMRGSDTCELLFENCLVPEENVLGEVGKGVYVMMAGLDLERLVLAAGPLGIMQAYLDVILPYVRQREQFGRPIGNFSLYRIVLELYLLLLRVQPKLLCRQNNVWEEIDM